The genomic stretch CTCTCGCAGTACAGCACGCGCTCGAGGTCCTTGAGCGTGATGTCCAGCACGGCGCCGATGCGGCTCGGTAGGCTCTTCAAGAACCAGATGTGCGCCACAGGCGTGGCCAGGGTGATGTGGCCCAGGCGCTCACGACGCACCTTGGACTGGATCACCTCGACGCCGCACTTCTCGCACACGATGCCGCGGTGCTTCATGCGCTTGTACTTGCCGCAGATGCACTCGTAGTCCTTCACCGGTCCGAAGATCTTCGCGCAGAAGAGACCATCGCGCTCCGGCTTGAACGTGCGGTAGTTGATGGTCTCCGGCTTCTTGACCTCACCGTGCGACCACTCGCGGATCTTCTCCGGCGAAGCGAGCGAGATGCGGATGGCCGAGAACGCGAGCGGATCTTTGGGCTTCTCGAAAAAGCTGAAAATGTCCTTCATGGCTCAGTCCTCCTCGGCCGCGACGACGTCGTCACTACGGCGAATCTGATCTTTTTCGATGAGCTCGACGTTCAGGCAGAGCGCCTGCAGCTCTTTCATCAACACATTGAAGCTCTCGGGGAGGCCCGCATCGAGGGTGTGCTCACCCTTCACGATGGCCTCGTACATGCGGGTACGACCCTGCACGTCATCGGACTTGACCGTGAGGAACTCCTGCAGCGCGTATGCGGCGCCGTAGGCTTCCATGGCCCAGACCTCCATCTCACCCAGGCGCTGACCACCGAACTGCGCCTTACCACCCAGCGGCTGCTGCGTGACCAGCGAGTAGGGCCCGATGCTGCGCGCGTGGATCTTGTCGTCCACCAAGTGGTGCAGCTTGAGGATGTACATGATGCCGACCGTGACGTCCTCGTGGAACGCGTCGCCCGTGCGGCCGTCGAAGAGCACCGTCTGGCCGCTGTCGGGCACGTTGGCGATGCGCAGCAGCTCCTTGATCTCTTCCTCGGACGCGCCGTCGAAGACGGGCGTCGCGAGCTGCAGGCCGTTCTTCCAGCTGCGGATGAGCGGCACGATCTCCTTGTCGCTCACCTCGTCGACGACCTTGCGGACAGGGCCGTCCTTGAAGATGCGCTGGAGGTGCTTGCGGAGGGAGGCGGCGTCCACGCCGGTGTCGACCATCTCCTGGAGCTGCTGACCGAGCAGGTAGCCTGCCCAGCCGAGGTGCACCTCGAGGATCTGTCCGACGTTCATGCGGCTCGGAACACCAAGCGGGTTCAAGACCACGTCCACCGGCTGACCGTTGGGGAGGTACGGGAGGTCCTCCTCGGGCAGGATGCGGCTGACGACGCCCTTGTTGCCGTGACGACCGGCCATCTTGTCGCCGATCTGCAGCTTGCGCTTGATGGCCACGTAGACCTTGACCATCTTGATGACGCCCGGCGGGAGCTCGTCGCCCTTGCCCAGCTTGTCGATCTTCTCCTGGAAGAGGACCTCGATGGCCGACGTCTGCTCGTCGAGCTGCGAGAGGATCGCGTCGATCTTCTCCTTGTTCTTCTCGACCTCGATGGCGCCCCAGTACTTGCGGGGGATGGGCTCGAGCTCGCTCTCCTCGATCTTCACACCCTTCGCCAAGAGCTGCTTGCCCTTGTCGTCCACCAGCTTGGCGGTCGTGGTGTTCTTCACGAGGTGCTTCTGGATGCGCGCGTAGGCGGAGTCGCGGATGATCTTGATCTCGTCCGCCATGTCCTTCTCGAGCTTGGCGCGCTCGTCGTCCTCGATCTGCCGCGTGCGGTCGTCGGTCTCGGTGCCCTTGCGCGCGAACACGCGGGCGTCGATGATGATGCCGGTCACACCGGGCGGAACGCGCAGCGAGGTGTCGCGCACGTCGCCGGCCTTCTCGCCGAAGATGGCGCGAAGCAGCTTCTCTTCGGGGGACAGCTGCGTCTCGCCCTTGGGCGTGATCTTGCCGACCAGGATGTCGCCGGAGTTGACCTCGGCGCCGATGCGCACGATGCCCGACTCGTCGAGGTCCTTGAGGGCCTCCTCGCCGACGTTCGGGATGTCGCGCGTGATCTCTTCCTTGCCGAGCTTGGTGTCGCGGGCGACGCACTCGAACTCCTCGATGTGCACCGAGGTGAACACGTCGTCCTTGACGATGCGCTCGCTCAGCAGGATCGAGTCCTCGAAGTTGTACCCGCCCCACGGCATGAACGCGCAGATGACGTTCTGGCCGAGCGCGAGCTCACCCTTGTCGCAGCTGGGGCCGTCCGCGATGACGTCGCCCACCACCACCCGGTCGCCCGGCTGGACGATGGGGCGCTGGTTGTACGCCGTGTTCTGGTTGGAGCGCTGGAACTTGAGCAGGCGGTAGATGTCCGGGAAGGCCCCGGCCTCACCCTCGGCCTTGACCACGATGCGCGTCGCGTCCACCGACTCGACCACACCGTCGCGCTTGGCCACCAAGCAGACGCCCGAGTCCCGCGCGACGCGGTCCTCGATGCCCGTGCCGGCGATGGGCGCACGCGCGCGCACCGTCGGAACGGCCTGACGCTGCATGTTCGAGCCCATCAGAGCGCGGTTGGCGTCGTCGTGCTCGAGGAAGGGGATGAGCGAGGCAGCCACCGAGACCAGCTGGTTCGGCGACACGTCCATGAGGGTGACCGTGTCGGGCGGAACCAACACGGGCTCACCGTTGTAGCGCGCGTTGATGAGCGTGCCCTCGAGCATCTTGGTGCTCTGGTCGATGACCGCGTTCGCCTGCGCGATGTAGTGGCCCTCTTCCTCGAGCGCCGAGTACCAGCGCACGTCCTCGTCCTTGACCTTGCCCTCGGTCACCGTGCGGTACGGCGTCTCCACGAAGCCGTAG from Sandaracinaceae bacterium encodes the following:
- the rpoB gene encoding DNA-directed RNA polymerase subunit beta — protein: KVTIQLIIYDNSDGGERAVRDIKEQEVYFGEIPLMTESGTFIINGTERVVVSQLHRSPGVFFDHDSGKTHSSGKLLYQARVIPYRGSWLDFEFDPKDLLYVRIDRRRKMHATVLLKALGYSTHDLLKFFYHTETIFFESKNSFSKSVEYDILTGQRATRDIKIGGESLVKKNRKFTRAVIRKLQAAGIEKLPADLSEVVGKVSAEDVIDEETGEIIVQVNEDLTEEKIAAMREAGVKQLRVLFIDGLNVGSYLRDTLLADKVISQDEAILEIYRRLRPGDPPTLETARTLFGNLFFNPERYDLSQVGRLKLNYKFYKDHSERPDIEHTTLTERDILETVRHLIELKNGRGSTDDIDHLGNRRVRAVGELMENQYRIGLVRMERAIKERMSMSQEIETLMPHDLINAKPVSAVVKEYFGSSQLSQFMDQTNPLSEVTHKRRLSALGPGGLTRERAGFEVRDVHTTHYGRICPIETPEGPNIGLIASLSTYARVNDYGFVETPYRTVTEGKVKDEDVRWYSALEEEGHYIAQANAVIDQSTKMLEGTLINARYNGEPVLVPPDTVTLMDVSPNQLVSVAASLIPFLEHDDANRALMGSNMQRQAVPTVRARAPIAGTGIEDRVARDSGVCLVAKRDGVVESVDATRIVVKAEGEAGAFPDIYRLLKFQRSNQNTAYNQRPIVQPGDRVVVGDVIADGPSCDKGELALGQNVICAFMPWGGYNFEDSILLSERIVKDDVFTSVHIEEFECVARDTKLGKEEITRDIPNVGEEALKDLDESGIVRIGAEVNSGDILVGKITPKGETQLSPEEKLLRAIFGEKAGDVRDTSLRVPPGVTGIIIDARVFARKGTETDDRTRQIEDDERAKLEKDMADEIKIIRDSAYARIQKHLVKNTTTAKLVDDKGKQLLAKGVKIEESELEPIPRKYWGAIEVEKNKEKIDAILSQLDEQTSAIEVLFQEKIDKLGKGDELPPGVIKMVKVYVAIKRKLQIGDKMAGRHGNKGVVSRILPEEDLPYLPNGQPVDVVLNPLGVPSRMNVGQILEVHLGWAGYLLGQQLQEMVDTGVDAASLRKHLQRIFKDGPVRKVVDEVSDKEIVPLIRSWKNGLQLATPVFDGASEEEIKELLRIANVPDSGQTVLFDGRTGDAFHEDVTVGIMYILKLHHLVDDKIHARSIGPYSLVTQQPLGGKAQFGGQRLGEMEVWAMEAYGAAYALQEFLTVKSDDVQGRTRMYEAIVKGEHTLDAGLPESFNVLMKELQALCLNVELIEKDQIRRSDDVVAAEED